From the candidate division Zixibacteria bacterium HGW-Zixibacteria-1 genome, one window contains:
- a CDS encoding UDP-glucose 4-epimerase, which yields MKKILITGAVGQIGSELTTALKKRYGKENVVASDIRTPAGFDSHNDGPFEFLDCLDPNHITRAMQIYNFDTIYHLAALLSAVGEAKPNHAWQVNINGLYNILEAARQYRCALFVPSSIGAFGKGTPQNGTPQDTIQRPDTMYGVTKVAGELLCDYYHKRFGLDTRGLRFPGLISYETEPGGGTTDYAVEIYYEALRHGKYTCYLGADTRLDMMYMPDAIRGMIDLMEADPNKLIHRNAFNVTAMNFTPEQIADEIRKHIPDFEIEYKIDPVRQAIADSWPNYLDDSAAREEWGWNPTYNLETMTSDMLEKLAKKINRP from the coding sequence ATGAAGAAAATTTTAATAACGGGAGCGGTCGGGCAGATTGGTTCGGAGTTGACGACCGCCCTCAAAAAACGGTATGGAAAAGAGAATGTCGTCGCCAGCGATATCAGAACGCCGGCCGGTTTCGATTCGCACAATGACGGCCCGTTCGAGTTTCTCGACTGTCTCGATCCGAATCATATTACCCGGGCCATGCAGATTTATAATTTCGACACCATTTATCATCTGGCGGCTCTGCTTTCGGCCGTCGGCGAAGCCAAGCCGAATCATGCCTGGCAGGTAAATATAAACGGCTTATATAATATTCTGGAAGCGGCGCGACAGTATCGCTGCGCCCTGTTCGTCCCCAGTTCGATCGGCGCCTTTGGCAAGGGTACGCCTCAGAACGGCACACCTCAGGATACGATACAGCGGCCGGACACGATGTACGGCGTCACCAAAGTGGCGGGGGAGCTTCTGTGCGACTATTATCATAAGCGGTTCGGGCTGGATACGCGCGGCCTTCGTTTTCCCGGGTTGATATCATATGAAACCGAGCCGGGCGGCGGCACCACCGATTATGCGGTCGAAATATATTATGAGGCCCTGAGGCACGGGAAGTACACCTGTTATCTCGGAGCCGACACCCGTCTGGATATGATGTATATGCCCGACGCCATCAGGGGGATGATCGACCTGATGGAGGCCGATCCGAATAAATTGATTCACCGCAACGCTTTCAATGTTACGGCCATGAATTTCACACCGGAGCAGATCGCGGATGAAATCAGAAAACATATTCCGGATTTCGAAATCGAGTACAAAATTGATCCGGTCAGGCAGGCTATTGCCGATTCATGGCCGAATTACCTCGATGACTCGGCCGCCCGCGAAGAATGGGGCTGGAACCCAACCTATAACCTCGAGACCATGACAAGCGACATGCTGGAAAAACTGGCCAAAAAAATCAACCGGCCATAG
- the xth gene encoding exodeoxyribonuclease III — MKVIRLVSWNVNGIRAVQRKNGFDWFFEARPHILCLQETKATAEQFPSELTESDGYHNYSSAAEKKGYSGVAVFSQLKPRNVQHGFGIARFDTEGRILICDYGKFLLYNIYFPNGKASKERLKYKLEFYDAFLDHAETMKKAGKDIIVCGDVNTAHKEIDLAHPKENEKTSGFLPEERAWLDKLIKHRYIDTLRMFNDQPGQYTWWDVKSRARERNVGWRIDYFFVSESLKKRIKRAHIFPEIAGSDHCPTAIDLQI, encoded by the coding sequence ATGAAAGTAATCAGACTGGTTTCCTGGAATGTCAACGGGATCAGGGCGGTTCAGCGTAAAAACGGTTTCGACTGGTTTTTCGAGGCCCGGCCGCATATACTCTGTCTTCAGGAAACCAAAGCAACCGCCGAGCAATTCCCTTCGGAATTAACCGAATCAGACGGTTATCATAACTATTCATCAGCCGCAGAAAAAAAAGGTTACAGCGGGGTGGCTGTCTTTTCCCAGCTTAAACCGCGTAATGTTCAACATGGATTCGGGATTGCCCGATTCGATACCGAGGGCCGCATATTAATCTGTGATTACGGCAAGTTTCTTCTTTACAACATTTATTTCCCGAATGGGAAGGCTTCAAAGGAGCGGCTGAAATACAAGCTGGAGTTCTATGATGCTTTCCTGGATCATGCCGAGACCATGAAAAAAGCGGGCAAGGATATTATTGTCTGCGGTGATGTCAACACGGCTCACAAGGAAATCGACCTGGCCCACCCCAAAGAAAACGAGAAAACTTCCGGCTTTCTGCCGGAAGAAAGGGCCTGGCTGGATAAGCTGATCAAGCACCGCTATATTGACACTTTAAGGATGTTCAATGATCAGCCGGGGCAATATACCTGGTGGGATGTGAAAAGCCGGGCCAGGGAGAGGAATGTCGGCTGGAGAATTGATTATTTTTTTGTCAGCGAGTCGCTTAAAAAGCGGATTAAAAGAGCCCACATTTTCCCGGAAATTGCCGGTTCGGATCATTGCCCGACAGCCATCGACCTTCAAATATAG
- a CDS encoding histidine kinase produces MENLFKTYFESMPCFLTVQDKDFRIIDANNMFRECFGDYEGRYCYQVYKHRPEKCEVCPVERTFRDGRAYHSDELVTTIDGREVWVIVNTTPIRDESGNIVAVMEMSTDITDIKVLHKQLRESHERYRILFEEVPCFISIQDRDLRIVDANRLHREAFGTSYGSKCYEVYKHRDGECQPCLVRQTFADGQIRTHEEVVTSQNDEQMNVLVCTAPIRNGDGEIEKVVEMSTDITQIRKLQDKLTSVGLLIGSISHGIKGLLNGLDGGIYLVNTGLKKDDRDRIDRGWEIALRNVDRIRTMVMDILYYAKDREPDWQQISAADLVQDVCGILKDKAEKLKISCTCEIDGDIGEFEADPQAARALLTNLVENAIDACRIDTKKPDHKVQALLHGTANSVVFEISDNGGGMDRETREKAFSLFFSSKGAGGTGLGLFISNKIAQAHGGKIIVESEEGEGSRFIVELPRKRPTKLKKENNHT; encoded by the coding sequence ATGGAGAATCTTTTCAAAACATATTTTGAGTCGATGCCCTGCTTCCTGACGGTCCAGGATAAGGACTTTCGCATAATCGATGCCAACAATATGTTCAGAGAATGCTTCGGCGACTATGAGGGGCGGTACTGCTACCAGGTTTACAAACACCGGCCTGAAAAATGCGAGGTCTGCCCGGTGGAGAGAACTTTCCGCGACGGCCGCGCCTATCACAGCGACGAACTGGTAACAACGATCGACGGCCGCGAGGTCTGGGTGATTGTCAATACCACTCCCATACGAGACGAATCGGGCAATATTGTCGCCGTCATGGAGATGTCCACCGACATCACCGATATCAAAGTGCTTCACAAGCAGCTTCGGGAAAGCCATGAGAGGTACCGCATCCTTTTCGAAGAGGTGCCCTGCTTTATTTCCATTCAGGACAGGGATCTTCGCATTGTCGATGCCAACCGTCTTCACCGCGAGGCATTCGGCACTTCGTACGGCAGTAAATGCTACGAGGTCTATAAGCACCGCGACGGTGAATGTCAGCCCTGCCTGGTCCGTCAGACCTTTGCCGACGGGCAGATCCGCACCCATGAGGAAGTGGTGACGTCGCAGAACGATGAGCAGATGAATGTCCTGGTATGCACGGCGCCGATCCGGAACGGTGACGGCGAGATCGAAAAGGTAGTCGAGATGAGCACCGATATCACCCAGATACGCAAGCTCCAGGATAAGCTGACTTCGGTCGGCCTGCTGATCGGCTCCATTTCCCACGGCATCAAGGGGCTCCTGAACGGTCTCGACGGCGGCATCTACCTGGTCAACACCGGCCTGAAGAAGGACGACCGGGATCGCATCGACCGCGGCTGGGAAATTGCCCTGCGCAATGTCGACCGCATTCGAACCATGGTGATGGATATCCTGTACTATGCCAAGGATCGCGAGCCGGACTGGCAGCAGATATCGGCGGCGGACCTGGTGCAGGACGTCTGCGGAATATTGAAGGATAAGGCCGAGAAACTGAAAATAAGCTGCACCTGCGAAATCGACGGCGATATCGGTGAATTCGAAGCCGATCCCCAGGCGGCGCGCGCGCTTTTGACCAACCTGGTCGAGAATGCCATCGATGCCTGTCGGATCGATACCAAAAAACCGGATCATAAGGTTCAGGCATTGCTTCACGGAACCGCGAACAGCGTCGTCTTCGAAATTTCCGATAACGGCGGCGGCATGGATCGCGAGACCAGAGAGAAGGCCTTCAGCCTCTTTTTCTCCTCGAAGGGGGCGGGCGGAACCGGTCTGGGTCTGTTCATATCCAACAAGATCGCCCAGGCGCATGGTGGCAAAATAATCGTCGAGTCGGAGGAGGGCGAGGGCTCGCGGTTTATAGTCGAATTGCCGCGAAAGCGGCCGACCAAACTTAAGAAAGAGAATAATCATACATAA
- a CDS encoding response regulator, which translates to MSNNKHILIVDDEPDMVEWLTSFFEDNGYKTSFAHDGFDGFEKTLAEKPDLITLDISMDKESGIKMYRKLHDSEETNKIPVIIISGVSPELKGFIERRKQVDPPAGYFEKPVDKDKLLETVKRLIG; encoded by the coding sequence ATGAGTAATAATAAGCATATTTTAATAGTCGATGATGAACCGGATATGGTGGAATGGCTGACATCATTCTTCGAAGACAACGGTTACAAAACAAGTTTTGCTCATGACGGATTCGACGGTTTCGAAAAAACACTGGCGGAAAAGCCCGACCTGATTACGCTTGATATCAGCATGGACAAAGAATCGGGTATCAAGATGTACCGCAAGCTGCACGATTCGGAGGAAACGAATAAGATCCCGGTCATCATTATAAGCGGTGTCTCGCCGGAGCTAAAAGGCTTCATCGAACGCAGAAAACAGGTTGATCCGCCGGCCGGGTATTTCGAAAAGCCGGTCGATAAAGATAAACTTCTCGAGACGGTCAAAAGGCTGATCGGATAG
- a CDS encoding lysine decarboxylase has protein sequence MSAKGKKKQKEEWPIKAYKNLDFLNSPAARTIRVMTEMVEPADRFRRNNLWNTVVFFGSARTLPGKEARKNLFEIEAKIRKSGKISSKSKADLEEAKKALIMSEYYEEAAELSEKLTRWFTEVEQQHGRSFSICTGGGPGIMEAANRGAQKAGGRSVGLNISLPMEQNPNKYQTRELSFEFHYFFIRKFWFFYLAKALVVFPGGFGTLDEFFELLTIIQTGKSKKTMPVVLFGSGYWKEVLNLEKMAYWGTIAKEDLRLFRIFDDVDKAFEYLKVELTRHYLTAPPSKRKK, from the coding sequence ATGTCCGCAAAAGGGAAGAAAAAGCAGAAAGAAGAATGGCCGATCAAAGCATATAAAAACCTCGATTTCCTAAACAGCCCGGCGGCCCGGACGATTCGGGTGATGACCGAGATGGTCGAGCCGGCCGATCGTTTCAGGAGAAACAATCTCTGGAATACGGTGGTTTTTTTCGGATCGGCGCGGACATTACCGGGAAAAGAGGCACGCAAAAATTTGTTTGAAATAGAAGCCAAAATCAGGAAATCGGGTAAAATATCATCCAAGTCGAAAGCCGACCTCGAAGAAGCCAAAAAGGCGCTGATAATGTCGGAATATTATGAAGAGGCGGCAGAATTATCGGAGAAACTGACCCGGTGGTTTACGGAGGTCGAACAGCAACACGGCCGGAGTTTTTCGATTTGCACCGGCGGCGGCCCGGGTATTATGGAGGCGGCCAACCGCGGCGCTCAGAAAGCGGGGGGGCGTTCGGTAGGACTGAATATCAGCCTTCCGATGGAGCAAAATCCCAATAAGTACCAGACAAGAGAGTTGTCGTTTGAGTTTCATTATTTCTTTATCCGCAAATTCTGGTTTTTCTATCTGGCCAAGGCCCTGGTTGTTTTTCCCGGCGGTTTCGGCACACTTGATGAGTTTTTCGAATTGCTGACCATTATTCAGACCGGAAAATCCAAAAAAACAATGCCGGTGGTGCTGTTCGGCAGCGGGTATTGGAAGGAAGTCCTTAATCTGGAAAAGATGGCGTACTGGGGTACTATCGCCAAAGAGGACCTCAGGCTGTTTCGCATTTTTGATGATGTCGATAAGGCTTTCGAATATCTCAAAGTCGAACTGACCAGACATTATCTGACGGCGCCACCCAGCAAAAGAAAAAAATAA